One part of the Salinivirga cyanobacteriivorans genome encodes these proteins:
- a CDS encoding L-histidine N(alpha)-methyltransferase: MTVKTIDKQLLADVVQGLTYSPKCLESKYFYDDEGSRIFQQIMQMPEYYLTNCEYEIFDRKADEILDWFAPNKEPIDIIELGAGDGYKTRVLLEHFISKSADVRYLPVDISEEANRRLLSATKKALPELYIKSYTGDFFEVLSGLKVLNNRRKIFLFLGSSIGNFDKASAVKFFKHIGQFMSANDLLLVGFDLKKDPDIVLPAYDDPHGYTAAFNLNLLKRINRELDADFNLADFKHYATYNPISGEAKSYLISLKAQKVNIGVTGQTLFFDLWEPIFMEISQKYDSEMIQSLARDSGFSVVHSVDDQKHYFRNSLWKKI, from the coding sequence ATGACCGTAAAAACCATCGATAAACAGTTGCTTGCAGATGTTGTTCAGGGACTTACGTATTCGCCTAAGTGCCTGGAGAGCAAATATTTCTACGATGATGAGGGAAGTAGAATATTTCAACAGATCATGCAAATGCCCGAGTATTATCTTACCAATTGTGAATATGAGATTTTCGATCGCAAGGCAGATGAAATACTCGATTGGTTTGCCCCAAATAAAGAACCTATAGATATTATTGAACTGGGAGCAGGAGATGGTTACAAAACACGGGTATTGCTTGAGCACTTTATTTCAAAAAGTGCCGATGTCAGGTATCTGCCAGTTGATATAAGCGAAGAAGCCAATCGCAGACTTTTGTCTGCTACAAAAAAAGCACTGCCCGAACTCTATATTAAATCCTATACAGGCGATTTTTTTGAGGTTTTGTCAGGTTTAAAGGTTTTGAACAATCGTCGTAAAATATTTCTCTTTTTAGGTTCGAGTATTGGTAATTTTGACAAAGCCTCAGCCGTGAAATTTTTCAAGCACATCGGTCAGTTTATGTCCGCAAACGATTTACTACTTGTGGGGTTCGATTTAAAAAAAGACCCTGATATTGTGCTTCCGGCATACGATGACCCGCATGGTTACACCGCAGCATTTAATCTAAACCTGCTAAAGCGAATAAATCGTGAGCTCGATGCAGATTTTAACCTGGCAGATTTTAAACATTATGCTACCTACAACCCAATATCGGGTGAGGCAAAAAGTTATCTCATTAGCCTGAAAGCCCAAAAAGTGAATATCGGTGTAACCGGACAAACCCTGTTTTTTGATTTATGGGAGCCGATATTTATGGAAATTTCTCAAAAATACGACAGTGAAATGATTCAAAGTTTAGCCCGGGATAGTGGATTCTCGGTAGTTCATAGTGTCGATGATCAAAAACATTATTTCAGAAATAGTTTGTGGAAAAAAATATAA
- a CDS encoding DUF1338 domain-containing protein encodes MEYKKIFNRLWDAYAEQNVSAKRVKELFESKGETVVNDHVAFRTYNDPRVNIEKLARIFKDAGYVEKGAYDFEAKKLKAKHYELPGVEDAPRVFISELLLEEFSPELQETVKKALDSVDQKALDDKELVFKGRPWNPVSYKTYEKLREESEYAAWVYVYGYRANHFTVSVDYLEHIGDIKAVNQLLKDNGFKLNSSGGEVKGTKEQLLKQSSIMADIIPVQFEEGEYHIPACYYEFAQRFEDENGERYSGFIAKSADKIFESTNYYKK; translated from the coding sequence ATGGAATACAAGAAAATTTTTAACAGGTTATGGGATGCTTATGCTGAACAAAATGTTTCAGCAAAGCGTGTAAAGGAGCTTTTTGAAAGTAAAGGCGAAACGGTTGTCAACGATCACGTGGCTTTTAGAACCTACAATGATCCGCGTGTGAACATTGAAAAACTGGCACGAATTTTTAAAGATGCCGGTTATGTTGAAAAAGGCGCTTATGATTTTGAAGCCAAAAAATTGAAAGCGAAACATTATGAGTTGCCCGGTGTGGAAGATGCACCACGTGTTTTTATCAGTGAATTACTCCTGGAAGAGTTTAGTCCTGAGTTACAGGAAACGGTGAAAAAAGCACTGGATAGCGTTGATCAAAAAGCACTGGACGATAAAGAACTGGTATTTAAAGGACGGCCATGGAATCCTGTTTCATATAAAACTTACGAAAAGCTACGGGAAGAATCCGAATATGCTGCATGGGTTTATGTGTATGGCTACAGAGCAAACCACTTTACTGTAAGCGTCGATTATTTGGAGCATATTGGCGATATAAAAGCTGTAAACCAACTTTTGAAAGACAATGGTTTCAAACTCAATAGCTCGGGTGGTGAAGTAAAAGGTACAAAAGAGCAATTACTCAAGCAATCGAGCATTATGGCAGATATTATACCTGTGCAGTTTGAAGAGGGTGAATATCATATTCCTGCTTGCTATTATGAGTTTGCTCAACGGTTCGAGGATGAAAACGGTGAGCGTTACTCTGGGTTTATTGCCAAATCAGCCGATAAAATTTTCGAATCAACCAATTATTATAAAAAATAA
- a CDS encoding endonuclease: MRKFVLLFVLSSIIAWGQAQVPAGYYDAATGTGYTLKTQLHDIIDAHSAQTYDDLWTHFQTTDVDNYYENDGSPLDMYSENPTGADPYNWVFITDQCGNYSGEGSCYNREHSFPKSWFNDADPMYTDLFHIYLTDGYVNNMRGNYPFGEVGTADWTSQNGSKRGSSSYPGYSGTVFEPIDTFKGDFARAYFYMATRYEDIISGWPGSDMLNGTANQVFEHWALNMLMEWHANDPVSQTEIDRNDAVYGIQGNRNPFIDNPDWVYEIWGDGTSDPEPDNQPTNFAAVANGSDQIDLTWTDATGTNLPDGYLIKANTTGTFADPVDGTDPTLDNDLSDGEAVVKAGNGSQNYAFTGLLSETTYHFSIWSYANSGTSIDFLTSGALTTSATTEAGGTGGTTQCEDFDDQSGNQYLSTFTTDDFGTWTANEAGNFDLATPNNGAACVALNDDTPGAHITTPAFNTVGTVSFWYYQRSGDANDQFELQVSEDGGAFTTVTTQPYNVGETYTEFTYDVNSSSSNVKIRVLNDNMAAHLIIDDFCVTDYGGTPEIKPEPTNHATNFRRERSVNLSWTNSETPDYYMINMNTTGCLDFTAPIDETTYTESNTLKIINGTSTNYEWSNLPADATYYFIIIPFNGSSGSENYKTDGSIPCLQKNL, encoded by the coding sequence ATGAGAAAATTTGTTCTTCTTTTTGTTTTATCCTCAATTATTGCATGGGGACAGGCACAAGTACCGGCAGGATATTATGATGCTGCAACCGGAACAGGGTATACCTTAAAAACCCAATTACACGATATCATTGATGCCCATAGCGCACAAACCTACGACGACTTGTGGACTCATTTTCAGACCACTGATGTGGATAACTATTACGAAAATGATGGCAGCCCATTAGATATGTATTCTGAAAATCCAACAGGTGCTGATCCTTATAATTGGGTTTTCATAACGGACCAATGTGGCAATTATTCAGGAGAAGGTAGTTGCTACAACCGCGAGCACAGCTTTCCCAAAAGCTGGTTTAACGATGCCGACCCGATGTATACCGATTTATTCCACATTTATTTAACCGATGGTTATGTGAACAATATGCGGGGGAATTACCCTTTTGGAGAAGTCGGTACAGCCGATTGGACCTCACAAAATGGGTCAAAACGCGGGTCATCTAGTTATCCGGGGTATTCGGGAACTGTTTTTGAACCCATTGACACTTTTAAAGGAGATTTTGCTCGTGCCTATTTTTACATGGCTACGCGTTATGAGGATATTATTTCAGGCTGGCCGGGCTCAGATATGTTAAATGGTACAGCTAATCAGGTTTTTGAACACTGGGCCCTGAATATGCTCATGGAATGGCATGCCAATGATCCGGTATCACAAACAGAAATAGACAGGAACGATGCTGTATACGGAATACAGGGAAATCGAAATCCATTTATAGATAACCCCGATTGGGTATATGAAATTTGGGGTGATGGAACTTCCGATCCGGAACCCGACAATCAACCAACCAATTTTGCAGCAGTTGCAAACGGAAGCGATCAAATTGACCTCACCTGGACTGATGCCACAGGCACAAATTTACCCGATGGGTATCTGATCAAAGCCAACACAACAGGTACATTTGCTGACCCTGTTGATGGTACTGACCCGACACTTGACAATGACCTGTCTGACGGGGAGGCTGTTGTGAAAGCTGGTAATGGTTCACAAAACTATGCTTTTACAGGGCTTTTAAGCGAAACCACATATCATTTCAGTATCTGGTCTTATGCCAATAGTGGCACAAGCATCGATTTTCTTACGAGTGGTGCACTTACAACCTCTGCAACAACCGAAGCTGGAGGCACCGGAGGCACAACTCAATGCGAAGATTTCGACGATCAAAGCGGTAACCAGTATTTAAGCACTTTTACAACCGATGATTTTGGTACATGGACAGCCAATGAGGCCGGTAACTTCGATTTGGCAACTCCGAATAATGGTGCTGCCTGTGTGGCCCTAAATGATGACACGCCCGGGGCACATATTACAACGCCGGCATTCAATACAGTGGGAACCGTAAGTTTTTGGTATTACCAGCGAAGTGGTGATGCCAACGACCAGTTTGAGTTGCAGGTATCTGAAGATGGGGGAGCTTTTACAACAGTTACCACACAACCGTATAATGTAGGTGAAACATACACTGAATTTACATACGATGTGAATTCCTCAAGCAGTAATGTGAAAATAAGAGTATTGAACGATAATATGGCAGCACATTTAATTATCGATGATTTTTGTGTGACAGATTATGGCGGAACACCCGAAATTAAGCCTGAACCGACTAACCATGCAACAAATTTTAGGCGAGAGCGTTCTGTAAATCTAAGTTGGACCAACAGCGAAACGCCCGATTATTACATGATTAATATGAACACAACCGGTTGCCTGGATTTTACTGCACCCATAGACGAAACAACTTATACCGAAAGCAATACATTGAAAATAATTAATGGGACATCAACAAATTACGAATGGTCTAACTTGCCAGCAGATGCCACCTATTACTTTATAATTATTCCGTTTAACGGAAGCAGTGGAAGCGAAAACTACAAAACCGACGGCAGCATTCCATGCCTGCAAAAGAACCTGTAG
- a CDS encoding endonuclease: MRKFLLLLFATAFSLVLLKAQAPTDYYNTATGTGYTLKTQLHDIIDGHNSQSYDALWTHFQNIEVDNYYENDGSPLDVYSENPTGADPYNWTFVSDQCGNYSGEGSCYNREHSFPKSWFNDGSPMYTDLYHLYLTDGYVNGQRGNYPFGETDNPGWTSQNGSRKGPCSYPGYTGTVFEPIDEFKGDFARTYFYMATRYEDVLTSWSSPMLNGTADQVYADWALNMLLEWHANDPVSQKEIDRNEGVYNIQDNRNPFIDHPEWVNEIWGGGTINPEPDNQATSFSAVASNYSTVELNWTDATGTNLPDGYLIKANTSGTFTAPVDGADPAEDFDLSDNSALVKVAYGSENYIFNALNGETSYYFKAWAFSNYGDNIDYKLDGTVPTANTTTPVAPVPILTDNFETDLAQWTVLNDTDPDAGAVVTNLWGGAESTGNALLFDAPNPSSISYFTSAIEHTFDQTSDISLNLWYYFEDYRGGEIGIYINDIQYYSIATEGGGDIAITESDTDTWKYLQLDLADYTSVIGDYTIRIEGTAKCSDTWKDRVGIDQIEIFGTQSDNGINSDGGPIEQIFPNPATTEINIVANGLNTIEVYDSQGRKVAEKDIQNRGIIQATHLRSGVYFIRIQGEDSAEIRKVFIH; this comes from the coding sequence ATGCGAAAATTTTTGTTATTACTATTTGCTACTGCTTTCAGTTTGGTATTATTGAAAGCTCAAGCTCCTACTGATTATTACAATACTGCTACAGGGACAGGTTATACTTTAAAAACACAATTACACGATATAATAGATGGACACAATTCCCAGAGTTATGATGCGCTGTGGACTCATTTTCAGAATATTGAGGTGGATAACTATTACGAAAACGATGGTAGTCCGCTTGATGTGTATTCCGAAAATCCAACCGGAGCAGATCCATATAACTGGACATTTGTAAGCGACCAGTGTGGGAATTATTCAGGCGAGGGAAGTTGCTACAATCGTGAACATAGCTTCCCTAAGAGCTGGTTCAATGATGGCTCACCAATGTATACCGATTTGTATCATCTTTATTTAACAGACGGATATGTGAATGGACAAAGGGGCAATTATCCATTTGGTGAGACAGATAACCCAGGCTGGACATCCCAAAATGGTTCCAGGAAAGGTCCGTGTTCATACCCCGGCTATACCGGAACAGTTTTCGAGCCCATTGATGAGTTTAAAGGCGACTTTGCACGCACCTATTTTTATATGGCCACACGCTATGAAGATGTGCTCACAAGCTGGAGCAGCCCAATGCTCAATGGAACAGCCGATCAGGTATATGCAGATTGGGCTTTAAATATGCTTTTGGAGTGGCATGCCAATGATCCGGTTTCTCAAAAAGAAATTGATCGTAACGAGGGTGTGTATAATATTCAGGACAATCGAAACCCGTTTATTGACCATCCGGAATGGGTAAATGAAATTTGGGGCGGTGGAACTATTAACCCCGAACCCGATAATCAGGCAACTTCATTTTCTGCAGTTGCTTCAAATTATTCAACAGTCGAGCTCAATTGGACAGATGCCACAGGCACGAACCTGCCTGACGGTTATCTTATAAAAGCCAATACCTCAGGTACTTTTACAGCACCTGTCGATGGCGCCGACCCAGCCGAAGATTTTGACCTTTCAGACAACAGTGCCCTTGTAAAAGTGGCATACGGGAGCGAAAATTATATTTTTAATGCGCTAAATGGAGAAACTTCGTATTATTTTAAAGCCTGGGCATTTAGCAATTATGGAGACAATATTGATTACAAATTAGATGGAACAGTTCCCACTGCTAACACCACCACGCCGGTGGCGCCTGTCCCAATTTTAACAGATAATTTTGAAACAGACCTGGCACAGTGGACTGTATTAAATGATACTGATCCTGATGCCGGGGCTGTTGTAACTAATTTATGGGGAGGGGCAGAGTCTACCGGTAATGCGTTGCTCTTTGATGCACCAAATCCTTCATCTATCTCTTATTTTACCTCAGCTATTGAACATACATTTGATCAAACGTCTGATATTTCGCTCAATTTATGGTATTATTTTGAAGATTATCGTGGTGGTGAAATTGGCATTTATATAAATGATATTCAATATTATTCAATTGCCACAGAAGGTGGTGGAGATATAGCAATAACCGAAAGCGATACCGATACCTGGAAATACCTGCAGCTCGATTTGGCAGACTATACCTCTGTTATTGGAGATTACACTATTAGAATTGAAGGAACAGCAAAATGCTCAGATACCTGGAAAGACCGTGTCGGAATTGATCAGATAGAGATTTTTGGCACACAATCCGACAATGGAATTAATAGTGATGGTGGACCAATAGAACAAATATTCCCTAATCCTGCCACCACCGAAATCAATATCGTGGCAAATGGACTAAATACCATTGAAGTATATGACAGTCAGGGAAGGAAGGTTGCTGAGAAAGATATTCAGAACAGAGGGATCATTCAGGCTACACACCTTCGGTCAGGGGTGTATTTTATCCGGATTCAGGGTGAAGATAGTGCTGAAATCCGCAAGGTTTTTATTCACTAG